In Musa acuminata AAA Group cultivar baxijiao chromosome BXJ2-10, Cavendish_Baxijiao_AAA, whole genome shotgun sequence, a genomic segment contains:
- the LOC135625506 gene encoding protein G1-like7: MDSAGAADTSTGGEGPSSGGAGKAGPQRGAAAAAPSRYESQKRRDWNTFLQYLRNHKPPLALARCSGAHVIEFLRYLDQFGKTKMHAPGCAFYGHPSPPGPCACPLRQAWGSLDALIGRLRAAYEESGGTPETNPFAARAVRIYLRDVRESQAKARGIPYEKKKRKRAPAAAGQAHPAEPGGSSNGGIGPH; encoded by the coding sequence ATGGACTCGGCGGGGGCAGCAGACACGTCCACGGGGGGCGAAGGGCCGTCCAGTGGCGGCGCGGGGAAGGCCGGGCCGCAGaggggggcggcggcggcggcgccgagCAGGTACGAGTCGCAGAAGCGGCGGGACTGGAACACCTTCCTGCAGTACCTGCGGAACCACAAGCCGCCGCTGGCGCTGGCGCGCTGCAGCGGGGCCCACGTGATCGAGTTCCTGCGCTACCTGGACCAGTTCGGGAAGACGAAGATGCACGCCCCCGGGTGCGCCTTCTACGGCCATCCTAGCCCGCCGGGGCCCTGCGCCTGCCCCCTGCGCCAGGCCTGGGGCTCCCTCGACGCCCTCATCGGCCGCCTCCGTGCCGCCTACGAGGAGTCCGGCGGCACCCCCGAGACCAACCCCTTCGCGGCCCGCGCCGTCCGCATCTACCTCCGCGACGTCCGCGAGAGCCAGGCCAAGGCCCGCGGCATCCCatacgagaagaagaagaggaagcgcgcccccgccgccgccggcCAAGCCCACCCCGCAG